The Aminivibrio sp. genomic interval TTTCCTCCTGAAGGTTCAGGACCATGAAGGAAATGTATTTTTCCATCGCTTTCACGTCCCGGTGTTTTTCAAGCAGCCGGGCCTCGGTATCCTCTATGGACCGCCGCACGCCGCAGAGAGACTCTCCCTCGCGGCAGATCCTGTTTTCCAGAAGGTCGATGGCCTTCCGTCTGAACCAGATATCCTGTACGGTGAAGGTTTCGTCCTTCTGGGAGCCGAAGGACTCAAGGGCTTTTTCCTTTTCCGTTCCGAGAGA includes:
- a CDS encoding flagellar export protein FliJ, which encodes MNAKVNRFERILRTKVKVRDDERILLSSEKKEEERLLSVLESLGTEKEKALESFGSQKDETFTVQDIWFRRKAIDLLENRICREGESLCGVRRSIEDTEARLLEKHRDVKAMEKYISFMVLNLQEETRKKEQSELDDIACIRHGPPKEGRQ